The sequence AGGCCCTCACCGACCCCCGTCCCTGGGAGCGCATGGACGGCTTCCCCGCCGACCCCCTCACCGTCGCTGAGGGCGGCGTTGTCGTCGATCCAGCCCGCGTCGTCTCCCCCGTCACCGCCCTCTACCGCCACCTCATGGACTCCGCCCGCGCCGGCGACGCACCCGTCGACCCCAAGGACCCCAGCGTCGGCTCCTTCCTCCGCCGCGGGCTCGAAAGGTACCGAGCCTCCCGCGGCGACGCTGGCGGCGAGGGTGACTGGACCCTGGAGGCGCTGGAGGACGCCGTCTTCGCGATCCACGAGAATACGGAGCGGACCTGCACCTCGGCCGACGACCTCAGGGGGCTGGACCTCGCCGCGGAGGGCGAGTACCGGGACTTCCCCGGCGACCAGATCACGATCGCCAAGGGGTACTCGCGGATCGTGGAGGCCCTCGCCGCCGCCATCCCCCCGGGCGCGATCCGGCTGGGGCGGCGGCTCCGCCGCATCGAGTGGTGCCCCGATGGAGGCGGGAGCGGCGGCCCCGTGAGGCTCCACTTCGAGGGGGATTACACCCCGATGGCCGCGGATCACGTGATCGTGACGGTGTCGCTGGGGGTCCTCAAGGCGGGGATGGGGCTGGGGAAGGAGGTCGGCTTGGGGTCGCCGCCCGGTCCCGGCGTGGTGTTCTCCCCTGCTCTCCCGGATTTCAAGCGGGGCGCCATCGGACGGCTGGGATTCGGCGTGGTGGACAAGCTCTTCATGGAGATGGACGATGATCCTGAGCGGTTCTTCCCGTTCCTCCAGATGGCGTTCGACCAGGCGTCGTCGTCGTCGGCGAGACACGTGGCGAAGATCCCGGTGT is a genomic window of Phoenix dactylifera cultivar Barhee BC4 chromosome 4, palm_55x_up_171113_PBpolish2nd_filt_p, whole genome shotgun sequence containing:
- the LOC103699301 gene encoding polyamine oxidase 1; translated protein: MVAKKPRIVIVGAGVAGLTAAHRLYTSSGDLFDLCVVEGGDRIGGRILTAEFAGDRVEMGATWIHGIGGSPIYAMAQDLQALTDPRPWERMDGFPADPLTVAEGGVVVDPARVVSPVTALYRHLMDSARAGDAPVDPKDPSVGSFLRRGLERYRASRGDAGGEGDWTLEALEDAVFAIHENTERTCTSADDLRGLDLAAEGEYRDFPGDQITIAKGYSRIVEALAAAIPPGAIRLGRRLRRIEWCPDGGGSGGPVRLHFEGDYTPMAADHVIVTVSLGVLKAGMGLGKEVGLGSPPGPGVVFSPALPDFKRGAIGRLGFGVVDKLFMEMDDDPERFFPFLQMAFDQASSSSARHVAKIPVWMRRTHSICPIYGGSRVLLAWFAGEEAMELESLGDEDIIRGAHATLDAFLPTVHRRIARVKRSCWARDPLFLGSYSYVAVGSSGGDLDLMAEPLPRETGGGDGAPPPLQILFAGEATHRTHYSTTHGAYFSGIREANRLLQHYRYTSSFVQ